The following nucleotide sequence is from Streptomyces sp. HUAS CB01.
GTGGTTCACCCCGGGTTTCGCGGCCACGCAGCCGGCGATCGTCGAGTGGGCCGTGCAGATGGTGCGCACCACCGACCCCGGCTGCTACATCGCCGCCTGCGAGGCACTGGCCGCCTTCGACGTACGGGCCGAGCTGGGGCGGGTCGGCGTGCCGACGCTGGTCCTGGTGGGCTCCGAGGACCACCTGACGGGGCCCGCCGAGGCACGCACCCTGGTCGCCGGGATACCGGACGCCCGGCTCGCCCTCGTCCCGGGCGCCTCGCACCTCGCGCCCGTGGAGCAGCCGGCCGCGGTGACCGACCTGCTCGTACGGCACTTCTCCCTGGCCTGGCAGGACACCCTCCACGCGATCCCCGTGCCGTCGTCGGTCCCGTCCGTCTCCGCGCCCGTGGCCCCCGTCGCCGAGATCGCCCCGGCCGCCGAGCAGCCGCACCCCGCCGGCGCGGTACGGCCCGACCCGTACGAGGCGGGGATGAAGGTCCGGCGCGCGGTTCTGGGCGACGCGCACGTCGACCGGGCGACGGAGACGGCGGACGAGTTCACCGCGGACTTCCAGGAGCTGATCACGCGCTACGCCTGGGGCGAGGTCTGGACGCGCGAGGGCCTGGACCGAAGGACCCGCAGCGCGGTCACCCTCACGGCCCTGGTCGCGGGCGGTCACCTGGACGAACTGGTCTTCCACACGCGTGCCGCGCTCCGCAACGGCCTCACCCCCACGGAGATCCGCGAGATCCTCATCCACGCGGGCGTCTACTGCGGCGTTCCGGCGGCGAACGCCGCGTTCCGGGTCGCCCAGTCGGTGATCCGCGAGGAGACGACCCCGCGCGACTGAGCGCCGGGCCCGCCGGCCGTGCCCCCTCCCGGTCCGGGCGTGGGCCGGGAGGCGCCCGGGGGTGCGCCGTCCGCCGTTCGGGAAGGCGCCGGGCGGGGAAAGATCCGTTCGGGGAACGAGGCGCGCCGCGTCGGGCGGGGCCCGGACGGAGAGGATGGTCGTCCCCGTGAAGCTCACCAAGAAGTCGCACGCCTGCATCCGCCTCGAGAAGGCCGGCCGGACCCTCGTCGTCGATCCCGGGGTCTTCAGCGAGGCCGACGCCGCCGCCGGGGCCGACGCGCTGCTCGTCACGCACGAGCACCCGGACCACTTCAGCGAGGAACGGCTCCGTGTCGCGCTCGACGCCGATCCCGCCGTCGAGGTCTGGACCCTCCGCAGCGTCGCCGAGCAGCTCTCGGCCGCCTTCCCCGGCCGGGTGCACACCGTCGGTGACGGCGACACCTTCACCGCCGCCGGCTTCG
It contains:
- the pcaDC gene encoding bifunctional 3-oxoadipate enol-lactonase/4-carboxymuconolactone decarboxylase PcaDC, translated to MERVSEQTQTPPKTLQYRIDGPDDAPVLILGPSLGTTWHMWDRQVPELSRQWRVLRFDLPGHGGAPAHPAGSVTELADRLVATLDELGVQRFGYAGCSVGGAVGIDLALRLPHRVASLALVAASPRFGTADEFRRRGVIVRTNGLDPMARTAPDQWFTPGFAATQPAIVEWAVQMVRTTDPGCYIAACEALAAFDVRAELGRVGVPTLVLVGSEDHLTGPAEARTLVAGIPDARLALVPGASHLAPVEQPAAVTDLLVRHFSLAWQDTLHAIPVPSSVPSVSAPVAPVAEIAPAAEQPHPAGAVRPDPYEAGMKVRRAVLGDAHVDRATETADEFTADFQELITRYAWGEVWTREGLDRRTRSAVTLTALVAGGHLDELVFHTRAALRNGLTPTEIREILIHAGVYCGVPAANAAFRVAQSVIREETTPRD